A single genomic interval of Candidatus Thermoplasmatota archaeon harbors:
- a CDS encoding DUF255 domain-containing protein translates to MPNRLASARSSYLRSAASQPVDWFPWGEEAFSKAKREDKPILLDIGAVWCHWCHVMDHESYEDAEVARLINDRFVAVKLDRDERPDVDARYQMAVSAITGQGGWPLTGFLTPEGRLFFGGTYFPPDGKWGRPGFKTVLSDVADYYAEKRENALADARRLSEALARHADAVRPGVLSPPLLDQASAAMLAHHDPVNGGFGHAPKFPHPSGVDFLLPRPEGREPALLTLSRMTHGGIHDHVGGGFHRYSTDAAWTIPHFEKMLYDNAALLSSYALAFRATNDPAFEATSRGIVGWMDGVLADRKRGGFGASQDADVGPEDDGSYFTWTQEELAAALDPTE, encoded by the coding sequence GTGCCCAACCGCCTCGCCTCCGCCCGGTCCTCGTACCTTCGCTCCGCCGCTTCCCAGCCGGTCGACTGGTTCCCGTGGGGCGAGGAGGCGTTCTCCAAGGCGAAGCGCGAGGACAAGCCGATCCTCCTTGACATCGGCGCCGTGTGGTGCCACTGGTGCCACGTCATGGACCACGAATCGTACGAAGACGCCGAGGTCGCGCGCCTCATCAACGACCGGTTCGTCGCCGTGAAGTTGGACCGGGACGAGCGCCCGGACGTGGACGCGCGCTACCAGATGGCCGTCTCCGCGATCACGGGGCAGGGGGGTTGGCCGCTCACGGGGTTCCTCACGCCGGAGGGCCGCCTGTTCTTCGGAGGAACGTACTTCCCGCCCGACGGCAAATGGGGGCGACCCGGATTCAAGACCGTCCTTTCCGACGTGGCCGACTACTACGCGGAGAAGCGCGAGAACGCGCTCGCGGACGCGCGCCGCCTCTCGGAAGCGCTCGCGCGGCACGCAGACGCGGTGCGGCCGGGCGTGCTCTCGCCCCCGCTCCTCGACCAGGCGTCAGCGGCCATGCTCGCCCACCACGATCCCGTGAACGGCGGCTTTGGGCACGCGCCGAAGTTCCCCCATCCCTCGGGCGTCGACTTCCTCCTTCCGCGGCCGGAAGGGCGCGAGCCGGCGCTCCTCACGCTCTCGCGGATGACCCACGGCGGAATCCACGACCACGTGGGCGGCGGGTTCCACCGCTACAGCACGGACGCCGCGTGGACGATCCCCCACTTCGAGAAGATGCTCTACGACAACGCGGCGCTCCTGTCGAGCTACGCGCTTGCTTTCCGCGCCACAAACGACCCCGCCTTCGAGGCGACCTCGCGCGGCATCGTCGGATGGATGGACGGCGTTCTCGCGGATCGCAAGCGCGGCGGCTTTGGCGCCTCGCAGGACGCCGACGTCGGCCCCGAAGACGACGGAAGCTACTTCACGTGGACGCAGGAGGAGCTCGCCGCCGCGCTCGATCCGACGGAG